A window from Camelus dromedarius isolate mCamDro1 chromosome 9, mCamDro1.pat, whole genome shotgun sequence encodes these proteins:
- the DUXA gene encoding double homeobox protein A, whose amino-acid sequence MAEDKFPKQPMPAKCRRSRTKFTEEQLKILIDAFNQKPYPGYAAKKRLALQVNTEESRIQIWFQNRRARHQFPKRPGERLDARQGRGPPAEQTPGRGDRRSRTSYTNSQLQTLIEEFKVNPYPGIDSREKLAKEIGVPESRVQVWFQNRRSRQNTQKEREPGEAVDQGQNQGQDLRDGTVQGTATT is encoded by the exons ATGGCTGAAGACAAATTTCCAAAAC AGCCCATGCCGGCAAAGTGCAGACGCAGCCGCACCAAGTTCACAGAAGAGCAGTTGAAAATCCTCATTGATGCCTTCAACCAGAAACCTTACCCAGGCTATGCTGCCAAAAAAAGGCTTGCTTTGCAAGTCAATACTGAAGAGTCTAGAATCCAG ATATGGTTTCAGAATCGAAGAGCCAGACATCAGTTCCCAAAGAGGCCGGGGGAGCGCTTAGACGCACGCCAGGGCCGCGGCCCCCCCGCCGAGCAGACCCCAG gcagaggggacaggcgGTCCCGTACCAGCTACACTAACTCCCAGCTGCAAACTCTCATCGAGGAGTTTAAGGTCAACCCTTACCCTGGGATTGACTCCAGAGAGAAACTGGCTAAAGAAATTGGGGTTCCAGAGTCAAGAGTCCAG GTTTGGTTTCAAAATCGAAGATCGAGACAAAATACgcagaaagaaagagaacctGGAGAGGCCGTAGACCAAGGACAAAACCAGGGACAAGATCTCAGAGATGGGACAGTTCAAG GTACAGCAACTACATAG